A genomic region of Arachis hypogaea cultivar Tifrunner chromosome 5, arahy.Tifrunner.gnm2.J5K5, whole genome shotgun sequence contains the following coding sequences:
- the LOC112801361 gene encoding uncharacterized protein isoform X1, producing the protein MRIGVMVMMTQTLKTKMSSYDDHDKNLRLSTLPTVRPGSCQWRQRCTGTLVIAIAALLMSTTAWLSLVFSDATTCCFDRLRGLESSPRYFPWNNCFHHHHSKGKSPPSLQYGTKGGLHNGSSTDDQEGLSLKHIVFGIAGSSQLWKRRKEYVRLWWRPNDMRGHVWLDEQVLQQHGDDLLPPTMISEDISHFRYTNPTGHPSGLRISRIVKESFDLGLSNVRWFVLCDDDTIFNVDNLVDVLSKYDSSEMIYIGSPSESHSANSYFSHSMAFGGGGIAVSYPLAKALSEILDECIERYPKLYGSDDRLHACITELGIPLTWEHGFHQWDIRGDARGLLSSHPIAPFVSIHHVEAVNPFYPGLSSLDSLKLFTKAMRANPRSFLQRSICYDNSQHLTFSVSLGYGVQVLPNIVSPRELERSERTYSAWNGISQRNEFDFDARDPSRSICRKPVLFFLKDARKEGNATLGSYVRSGDKDDFKRRILCFPHIPPLRNVQEIQVVAHPLSKNWHLVPRRLCCRQTKSSKELLQISVGQCGKGA; encoded by the exons ATGCGCATAGGAGTGATGGTGATGATGACTCAAactttgaaaacaaaaatgtcaTCCTATGATGACCATGACAAGAATTTGCGCCTCTCTACCTTGCCCACTGTTAGACCTGGAAGCTGTCAATGGCGCCAAAGATGCACTGGTACTTTGGTTATTGCAATTGCAGCACTTCTCATGTCTACCACTGCTTGGCTTTCCCTTGTCTTCTCTGATGCAACTACTTGTTGTTTTGATCGGTTAAGGGGATTGGAAAGTAGCCCCCGCTATTTCCCTTGGAATAACTGCTTTCATCATCACCATTCAAAAGGAAAATCTCCACCTTCTCTACAATATGGAACCAAGGGAGGTCTTCACAATGGTAGCAGTACTGATGACCAGGAAGGCTTGTCACTTAAACATATTGTGTTTGGCATAGCAGGATCTTCTCAACTTTGGAAACGACGAAAAGAATATGTCAGACTATGGTGGCGTCCCAATGACATGCGTGGGCATGTTTGGCTAGATGAACAAGTACTTCAACAACATGGAGATGATTTATTGCCCCCAACCATGATTTCTGAAGACATCTCACACTTTCGCTACACTAATCCCACTGGTCATCCTTCTGGTCTTCGGATTTCTCGCATTGTCAAAGAGAGCTTTGACCTTGGCCTCTCAAATGTGCGCTGGTTTGTCCTCTGTGATGACGATACCATCTTCAATGTGGATAACCTTGTGGATGTTCTCAGCAAGTATGATTCCTCTGAAATGATCTATATAGGAAGCCCCTCGGAGAGCCATTCAGCAAATTCATATTTTAGTCACTCAATGGCCTTTGGTGGTGGCGGAATTGCAGTAAGTTATCCTCTTGCAAAGGCACTTTCTGAGATTCTTGATGAATGCATAGAGAGGTATCCCAAACTCTATGGTAGTGATGACCGCTTACACGCCTGCATTACTGAGCTTGGAATTCCGTTGACATGGGAGCATGGTTTTCACCAG TGGGACATAAGAGGTGATGCCCGTGGTCTGCTCTCCTCTCACCCGATAGCACCATTTGTGtctattcatcatgttgaagctGTTAATCCCTTTTACCCTGGCTTGAGCTCTTTGGATAGCCTGAAACTTTTTACAAAGGCCATGAGAGCAAATCCCAGAAGCTTCTTGCAGCGTTCAATATGTTACGACAATTCTCAGCATCTAACGTTCTCAGTTTCACTCGGTTATGGGGTTCAAGTCCTTCCTAACATTGTATCTCCCCGTGAGCTGGAGCGCTCGGAACGAACTTACTCTGCTTGGAATGGCATTAGTCAAAGGAATGAATTCGACTTTGATGCTAGGGACCCATCCAGATCCATTTGTAGAAAACCAGTTCTCTTCTTTCTCAAAGATGCTAGAAAAGAAGGTAATGCTACTTTGGGCTCATATGTTCGGAGTGGAGATAAAGACGATTTCAAAAGAAGAATTTTGTGCTTTCCTCACATCCCACCTTTGCGCAATGTGCAAGAGATCCAGGTAGTGGCGCATCCTTTGAGCAAGAATTGGCATCTG GTTCCACGTCGACTCTGTTGCAGGCAAACCAAATCAAGCAAAGAACTTCTCCAAATCTCAGTTGGGCAGTGTGGGAAGGGAGCTTGA
- the LOC112801361 gene encoding uncharacterized protein isoform X2, protein MAPKMHWGLESSPRYFPWNNCFHHHHSKGKSPPSLQYGTKGGLHNGSSTDDQEGLSLKHIVFGIAGSSQLWKRRKEYVRLWWRPNDMRGHVWLDEQVLQQHGDDLLPPTMISEDISHFRYTNPTGHPSGLRISRIVKESFDLGLSNVRWFVLCDDDTIFNVDNLVDVLSKYDSSEMIYIGSPSESHSANSYFSHSMAFGGGGIAVSYPLAKALSEILDECIERYPKLYGSDDRLHACITELGIPLTWEHGFHQWDIRGDARGLLSSHPIAPFVSIHHVEAVNPFYPGLSSLDSLKLFTKAMRANPRSFLQRSICYDNSQHLTFSVSLGYGVQVLPNIVSPRELERSERTYSAWNGISQRNEFDFDARDPSRSICRKPVLFFLKDARKEGNATLGSYVRSGDKDDFKRRILCFPHIPPLRNVQEIQVVAHPLSKNWHLVPRRLCCRQTKSSKELLQISVGQCGKGA, encoded by the exons ATGGCGCCAAAGATGCACTG GGGATTGGAAAGTAGCCCCCGCTATTTCCCTTGGAATAACTGCTTTCATCATCACCATTCAAAAGGAAAATCTCCACCTTCTCTACAATATGGAACCAAGGGAGGTCTTCACAATGGTAGCAGTACTGATGACCAGGAAGGCTTGTCACTTAAACATATTGTGTTTGGCATAGCAGGATCTTCTCAACTTTGGAAACGACGAAAAGAATATGTCAGACTATGGTGGCGTCCCAATGACATGCGTGGGCATGTTTGGCTAGATGAACAAGTACTTCAACAACATGGAGATGATTTATTGCCCCCAACCATGATTTCTGAAGACATCTCACACTTTCGCTACACTAATCCCACTGGTCATCCTTCTGGTCTTCGGATTTCTCGCATTGTCAAAGAGAGCTTTGACCTTGGCCTCTCAAATGTGCGCTGGTTTGTCCTCTGTGATGACGATACCATCTTCAATGTGGATAACCTTGTGGATGTTCTCAGCAAGTATGATTCCTCTGAAATGATCTATATAGGAAGCCCCTCGGAGAGCCATTCAGCAAATTCATATTTTAGTCACTCAATGGCCTTTGGTGGTGGCGGAATTGCAGTAAGTTATCCTCTTGCAAAGGCACTTTCTGAGATTCTTGATGAATGCATAGAGAGGTATCCCAAACTCTATGGTAGTGATGACCGCTTACACGCCTGCATTACTGAGCTTGGAATTCCGTTGACATGGGAGCATGGTTTTCACCAG TGGGACATAAGAGGTGATGCCCGTGGTCTGCTCTCCTCTCACCCGATAGCACCATTTGTGtctattcatcatgttgaagctGTTAATCCCTTTTACCCTGGCTTGAGCTCTTTGGATAGCCTGAAACTTTTTACAAAGGCCATGAGAGCAAATCCCAGAAGCTTCTTGCAGCGTTCAATATGTTACGACAATTCTCAGCATCTAACGTTCTCAGTTTCACTCGGTTATGGGGTTCAAGTCCTTCCTAACATTGTATCTCCCCGTGAGCTGGAGCGCTCGGAACGAACTTACTCTGCTTGGAATGGCATTAGTCAAAGGAATGAATTCGACTTTGATGCTAGGGACCCATCCAGATCCATTTGTAGAAAACCAGTTCTCTTCTTTCTCAAAGATGCTAGAAAAGAAGGTAATGCTACTTTGGGCTCATATGTTCGGAGTGGAGATAAAGACGATTTCAAAAGAAGAATTTTGTGCTTTCCTCACATCCCACCTTTGCGCAATGTGCAAGAGATCCAGGTAGTGGCGCATCCTTTGAGCAAGAATTGGCATCTG GTTCCACGTCGACTCTGTTGCAGGCAAACCAAATCAAGCAAAGAACTTCTCCAAATCTCAGTTGGGCAGTGTGGGAAGGGAGCTTGA
- the LOC112801363 gene encoding aspartic proteinase CDR1: protein MANILCFNLCLFALYMLLYLTTFEAYNPGFSVQLIRKNSFYSPFSISNHFHKHKHRHLPFSRVPKKPLASGPFTRVISNNGDFLMKLSLGSPPVEIYGLIDTGSDLVWTQCIPCNNCYKQKNLMFEPQRSETYSSIPCDSEECNLVPGQTCSPQKLCGYSYGYADSSVTQGVLSRETTTFSSTNGDSTVVEGIVFGCGHKNTGTFNENDMGIIGLGGGPLSLVSQVGAKYGGRRFSQCLVPFHTDPNSSGTISFGEASDVSGEGVVTTPLVSAEGQTLYLVTLKGISVGDKFVPFDCSNEVSKGNIMIDSGTPATYLPQEVYDQLVEELKMQINLRPILDDPDLGTQLCYKSETNLEGPILTAHFDGADVQLMPIQTFISPKDGVFCFAMAGANDGEYIFGNFAQANILIGFDLDKRTVSFKPADCTKQ from the coding sequence ATGGCAAACATTCTCTGCTTCAATTTGTGTTTATTTGCTTTGTATATGCTCTTATATCTAACAACATTTGAAGCTTACAATCCTGGCTTTAGTGTTCAACTAATCCGCAAGAACTCATTTTATTCTCCCTTCTCtatatcaaatcattttcataaacataaacatagaCATCTGCCATTTTCCCGGGTTCCCAAGAAACCACTTGCCTCAGGTCCCTTCACCAGAGTCATATCCAACAATGGTGACTTCCTCATGAAGCTTTCATTGGGATCACCCCCGGTGGAGATATATGGTTTGATTGACACAGGCAGTGACCTTGTGTGGACACAATGTATACCCTGCAACAACTGTTATAAGCAGAAAAATCTGATGTTCGAGCCGCAACGGTCGGAAACATACAGTTCCATTCCATGTGACTCAGAGGAGTGTAATTTAGTCCCTGGTCAGACATGCTCTCCTCAGAAACTCTGTGGCTATAGCTATGGCTATGCAGATTCTTCAGTGACACAAGGGGTGCTTTCAAGGGAAACAACCACATTTAGTTCCACCAATGGAGATTCCACTGTTGTTGAAGGCATAGTATTTGGATGTGGACATAAGAACACTGGAACTTTCAATGAAAACGACATGGGAATAATTGGACTTGGAGGAGGGCCTCTATCACTTGTGTCACAAGTTGGTGCAAAATATGGGGGAAGAAGGTTCTCTCAGTGCTTGGTTCCTTTTCATACAGATCCTAACTCTTCAGGCACAATCAGTTTTGGTGAAGCCAGTGACGTTTCAGGTGAGGGAGTAGTCACAACTCCTTTGGTCTCTGCAGAAGGTCAAACCCTTTATTTGGTCACACTAAAAGGCATAAGTGTTGGAGACAAATTTGTGCCTTTTGATTGTTCAAATGAGGTTTCCAAGGGGAATATAATGATTGATTCAGGCACACCAGCAACATACCTACCACAAGAAGTTTATGACCAATTGGTAGAGGAATTGAAGATGCAGATTAACCTGAGACCTATTCTGGATGATCCAGACTTAGGGACACAACTCTGTTATAAAAGTGAGACAAATCTTGAAGGGCCAATTTTGACTGCTCATTTTGATGGGGCAGATGTGCAATTGATGCCCATACAAACCTTCATTTCACCAAAAGATGGGGTATTTTGCTTTGCAATGGCTGGTGCAAATGATGGAGAATATATATTTGGCAATTTTGCACAAGCAAATATTTTGATTGGATTTGATCTAGACAAAAGGACTGTCTCCTTTAAGCCAGCTGATTGCACCAAACAGTAG
- the LOC112801364 gene encoding aspartic proteinase CDR1-like, with product MGGHPRTFQFHACFVGIFFFIHFLHFSTVVEASNNGGFSVKLIRKKLARTTTPYSRRLMDSSKVVQSTSNAYLGHYLMELSIGTPPKTIYGIADTGSDLIWTQCVPCHNCYKQLNPMFDPQQSSTYTNISCESEACHILDTTILCSSSSSFSAHNDQCNYTYAYASASITHGVLAHEKFTFTSTMGQPISLEGVVFGCGHSNSGDFNDHEMGIIGLGKGPASLISQMGSSFGSKRFSQCLVPFNTDIDVYSKLSFGNGSEVLGEGVVSTPLVRKADDTTPYFVTLLGITVGNTYLPFSNTSSGTVAKGNMFIDSGTPPTILPQDLYDRVVVEMRNQIALRPIEDDHDLGSQLCYRTETIVGGPMIIANFEGADVQLTQTQIFVPPKDGVQCLGFTNTSSDGGIYVSSAFPCGSSTAAVLSTLLSDSGSSIYASFKQRQFHLRFLQIAAVSSVLPSDSGNSICASFREFRLHPFY from the exons ATGGGTGGTCACCCAAGAACATTTCAATTTCATGCATGTTTTGTAGGCATCTTTTTCTTCATCCATTTTCTACATTTCTCAACTGTTGTTGAAGCCAGCAACAATGGCGGATTCAGTGTTAAACTGATTCGAAAAAAGTTGGCCAGAACAACAACTCCCTACTCTCGGCGCCTCATGGATTCATCAAAAGTAGTACAATCCACATCAAATGCATATCTTGGTCACTATCTCATGGAGCTTTCGATTGGAACTCCACCAAAAACCATTTATGGCATTGCTGATACAGGTAGTGATCTTATATGGACCCAATGTGTTCCTTGTCATAACTGCTACAAACAACTCAACCCCATGTTTGATCCTCAACAATCCTCCACTTACACTAACATTTCATGTGAATCAGAAGCATGCCATATACTAGACACAACAATcttgtgttcttcttcttcttctttctctgctCATAATGATCAATGCAACTATACATATGCATATGCTAGTGCTTCTATAACACATGGTGTTCTTGCACATGAGAAATTCACATTCACTTCTACTATGGGCCAACCCATTTCACTTGAAGGTGTTGTATTTGGTTGTGGACATAGCAACAGTGGGGATTTCAATGATCATGAGATGGGTATAATAGGGTTAGGAAAAGGGCCAGCTTCACTCATTTCTCAAATGGGTTCTTCATTTGGAAGCAAGAGATTCTCACAGTGCTTGGTTCCATTCAACACTGACATTGATGTTTATAGCAAACTAAGTTTTGGTAACGGAAGTGAAGTGTTGGGAGAAGGTGTGGTTTCTACTCCTCTTGTTAGAAAAGCTGATGATACCACTCCTTATTTTGTTACATTGCTTGGTATAACTGTGGGGAATACCTATTTGCCATTTAGCAACACTTCTTCAGGAACTGTTGCTAAAGGTAACATGTTCATTGATTCTGGGACACCTCCTACTATTTTGCCACAAGATTTGTATGATAGAGTAGTTGTTGAAATGAGGAACCAAATTGCATTGAGGCCCATTGAGGATGATCATGATTTGGGTTCACAGCTTTGTTATAGAACAGAGACTATTGTTGGGGGTCCTATGATAATAGCAAATTTTGAAGGGGCAGATGTGCAATTAACACAAACTCAAATATTTGTTCCACCAAAAGATGGTGTTCAATGCTTGGGATTCACCAATACTAGTAGTGATGGAGGAATATATG TTTCGTCTGCATttccttgtggcagttcc ACAGCGGCAGTTCTGTCTACGCTTCTTTCAGACAGCGGCAGTTCCATCTACGCTTCCTTCAAAcagcggcagttccatctgcgcttccttcaaaTAGCAGCAGTTTCGTCTGTGCTTCCTTCAGACAGTGGCAattccatctgcgcttccttccgcGAGTTCCGTCTACACCCGTTCTATtag